A stretch of DNA from Pseudanabaena sp. BC1403:
AGAAAAAGACAGCGCTTCGCACTGCTTTCTTCTTCTCAGAGCATAATGAAAATTATAGCGATTAACTTTGTCTGAATTTGGTGTGAATAATTTTTATGGCAGCTAATCCAGTTTGGACAATGGAAGGGAATATTTTGTTTCCCACACCAGTTTTTAGCTTTGCAGCGCTTTGCGCTCAAACCCAAACCAAGAAAAAAATTTGAAAGCGTTGCGAAGCAACGCTTTCAAATTTTTTTCTTGTGATTCGTTTGATCGGTAATTGCTGTAACTACGTCTTTCTTCGACCTTTATAAGCTGGTTCTCAATCTTCTAAAAACGTCTCTTAGAAAGAGGCGAATCATCCAGATCAGGAATGACCAGAGGAACTAGATTCGGATTTGAAGACTGGGTAAGTTGGAAGGTTGGCAGCGAAGTTGGCGCTACAACAACGGGAGAGGTAATATCAGAGGGCGAGATACTGAGATTAAAGTTGCTAAAGTCACCTAAAACCGTAAAAGGAACTTCAGGAACATCCGCAACAGTATAGACGCTGAAATCTGGACTTGTGACTTTGGCATTGGCTTGAAATGTGACAAGGCGATTATTGATATTGGCAGTGCGCCCATCACTTAGCGCAATCGTGCCATTTACGACAACGCTAATATCTGCTGGGCTAGCAATAGGAATGAAAGATCCACATTCGCATGGAACCGATGCAGGAAATGTAAAGGTAAGATTGGCGGTTCCTAGTGGTGTGATTACACTATTGAAGGTAATCTCAGGAAATGCGGCTTGGTTATCAGGGATATTGAGTGTAAACGTTCCATTTGTAATCGGAATCACAAATTGGGGTGAGGGCAATGGACTAAATGCAGACTGCGGCACATTGACTGAACCACTGCGGAAGTTTGCTGTAATCTCTGTGATTGCGCCAAACAATGGCTCGTCAGGGGAAAAGGATGTTTTCCCCACAGTCACTTTAGCGATCGCTTGCAAAAATGCTGAGCTGTTAACAAGTGCGGCATTTCTACCATCATTGAGAGAAACACTGCCATTGATGTTCTCGATATTGACCCCAATTGGGGTATCGGTTAAATTGATCGAAATTCCACCTTGCCAAACAGGAAGATCAGGAGTACCCGTTACCGCAATAGTGCCAACTGGAGTAACAAAGGTTGGAGTAGTAACATATTCATTGGAGCCCCATGGGTTGGTGTCGTACCGAACCACAAAGCCACCACCAGAGACAGGTACTGCCACCGTCTGCGCTTCGGCGGATGGCATTTGCATCACTGCTGTACCTGTCGCCACTGCCACAGCCGAGATTTTCAACATTAATGAGTTATACATGTTTTCTCCATTAATTAAAATAAAATTATACCGAAGCAAAAAATGGCTACGCCATTTTTTGCTTTAAGAGCGTGTTTGAGAAGTTTTTACCCCCTCTAACTCCCCCTTGTAAAGGGGGAGGATCTGAGTTTCCCCCCTTTGCAAGGGGGGATTAAGGGGGGTAAAAGCAGAAATTTACGCTAAATTAAGAGACTTCTCAAACATGCTCTAAGAATCCTTACTGGGTTTGATCTTTAATATCCAAAAGTGTCGTCACAATTTTGGATATTGGTATTAGAACGAGAAGGTAGTACGTAAAGTACCAACCGTGATCATGTCACTGCTGCTGGTATTAACTGGGTTGAACAGAAACAAAATCCCAGGGGTCACACTGATATTATTGGAGACACGAAAACGATAAAAAAGCTCGGCGTGAGTTGTACTAGCGGGTTGCGCTCCAAATACGCCCCCAGTGCCTGAAATGGCGCTAGGCAAATTTAAAGCAGGGACACCATTTAAGCTGATAGTGCTACCAGTAATTTTGGGTGGTTGACCTACATAAATACCCGCCAAATCACCCTCGGATAACAGATTGGGCATATTTAAATATACCATCCAATTTGTGGTTTCAACCGTGCCAGACAAGCCTGCACCTAGTACATTTGTCGTAGTGTATCCACCCCAAGTTCCCAAGATCAAATTTCGACTAGCCCGCCACGAAAGGTTCGCTCCAAAAGCATTGGTTGATAGTCGTGAGCCAAGAGAACCAATAATGTTGTCACCCACGCCAGTCCCCAAAAGCGCATTGGTCGAGTAGGAATTGAGGTAATACAGCGTGGTATCAAGGCGATCAACAGGAATCATCGCTAACTGTACGCCAATTGTCGAAGGTCCATTAAACAAGCCACCGCTACCTGTGGGGTTGGCCGCGCTATCAAAGCCGTTGCCTGCTGAATAAACTGCTTGTAAGCTAGCGCGATCGCTAATTTGCCAGTCAATACCAAGCCCCGCTTGCGTATTTCCTAAACCAAGGATGGGGTTGCGTTGAGCAAAAGCCGAAATTGCCCCTTGTCCAGCACTCTCATAACGATTTGGTCCACGAAATACTGTGATTGGATTCACACCCTGTGACCCCACAATCAAGGCGAGATTGTCGCTAACTCGATATCGATAGGATAAATCACTCAATGAAAGTCGATTACCAGTATCCGACTCGTATCCTAAGCGCGTAAATGTATCGTTGAGAAAATATGGAGCATTGCTAAATCCTGCGCCTGTATTCAGATTTCCAGACTGTAAACCTGTGATTAAGTAGCCGCGATCGCTGAGCTGGGTCAGCAAAGTTAGCTGTAAACTGTATCCATAGGTAAGTGTCGCCGCAGGATCGCGAGTATCTTTAACACCATTCCGAGGATTTAAATCTGCGGTGTTACCAAAGCGCCCCTGTAAACCAAAGATAGCTTGTCCATATAGTTTGGTCGTCGTTGAAAACTGCTGTGATTCTAGTTTTGCGGTCTTTGCATCCAAAGCATCTACGCGACCTCTGAGGGTGGCTAACTCAGCCGCAAATTCTTCTTGCAATTTTTTGAGAGCGGCGAGGTCTTCTTGGCTGACTTTATCGGCAAGTCCAGAGGAAATAATTTCATTAATTTTATCGAGGCAAGCATTTACACCTGCGGCAAACTCATATCGCGAGATGGAGCGCTGTCCACGAAACGAGCGATCGGGATAGCCTGCAATGCAACCATACCGCTCAACCAGAGACTGTAAAGCTGTAAAAGCCCAGTCTGTGGAGCGCACGTCAGATAGTTGTGATATCGAAGTGACATTCTGCGCTGTCGGTTGGGTTACCGCTTGAGTTTTGCTTGGGGATATATTTTGAGGAGCGCGAGGATAATTGAGTTTTTGTTGATCCAGCTCATTAAGCATTTGACGTGTTTCATTTGAATCACTGCTCGCTGAACTAACAGGTGTTTTGGCAACTGGATTTGTGGATTTGGAAGTAGCCAAGGGTGAAGCGATTGGCTCAGCTAAGACAGTACC
This window harbors:
- a CDS encoding iron uptake porin, which translates into the protein MKTFLYLFLLGLTVSYGGTVLAEPIASPLATSKSTNPVAKTPVSSASSDSNETRQMLNELDQQKLNYPRAPQNISPSKTQAVTQPTAQNVTSISQLSDVRSTDWAFTALQSLVERYGCIAGYPDRSFRGQRSISRYEFAAGVNACLDKINEIISSGLADKVSQEDLAALKKLQEEFAAELATLRGRVDALDAKTAKLESQQFSTTTKLYGQAIFGLQGRFGNTADLNPRNGVKDTRDPAATLTYGYSLQLTLLTQLSDRGYLITGLQSGNLNTGAGFSNAPYFLNDTFTRLGYESDTGNRLSLSDLSYRYRVSDNLALIVGSQGVNPITVFRGPNRYESAGQGAISAFAQRNPILGLGNTQAGLGIDWQISDRASLQAVYSAGNGFDSAANPTGSGGLFNGPSTIGVQLAMIPVDRLDTTLYYLNSYSTNALLGTGVGDNIIGSLGSRLSTNAFGANLSWRASRNLILGTWGGYTTTNVLGAGLSGTVETTNWMVYLNMPNLLSEGDLAGIYVGQPPKITGSTISLNGVPALNLPSAISGTGGVFGAQPASTTHAELFYRFRVSNNISVTPGILFLFNPVNTSSSDMITVGTLRTTFSF